The DNA region ATGGTGTCGGCTAGGACCTGCCCCGGTCCTACAGACGGTAGCTGGTCCACATCGCCGACCAGGATGACAGCCGCCTTCGCCGGCACAGCCCGTAGGACCGACGCCATGAGGGGAACGTCCACCATTGAGGTTTCGTCCAGGACCAGGAGATTGCATTGCAAGGGCATCTCCTCGTTTCGGCGGAAGCCGCCGGTCGTGGGGTCGAATTCCAACAGGCGGTGGATCGTCTTGGCCTCCATGCCGGTTGCCTCAGTCATCCGCTTCGCAGCCCGGCCGGTCGGAGCGGCGAGGAGGACATGAACGCCTTTGGCCGCCAGGATCTTCAGGATCGAATTCACTAAGGTGGTCTTGCCGACGCCCGGCCCCCCAGTGATCACCATGAGCTTCGACGCCAGGGCCATCCTGACCGCGTCCTTCTGGCTCGCGGCGAGGCTGACGCCGAGCTTCCCCTCAACCCACGGAATGGCCTTGTCAGCGTCGACACTGGGCCAAGGTGGCTCCCCCTCCCGCAGCAACGCAACCCTGCCGGCGATCACCCGCTCGGCCTCCCAAAGCCGGCGGAGGAATACGCAGTCTTGATCAGCCACTTGGTCGGCGACGACTACACCGTCGTCGAGTTCGAGCCGGATCGCGTCCTCCAGGATCGCCACCGGGATCTCCAGGAGCTTCTCCGCCGTGGTGAGTAGGTCGTCCCTGGGCAATCCGCAGTGGCCGTCATCGACCGCCTCAAGCAGGGTGTAGGAGATGCCCGCCCTGGCCCGGATCATGGCGTCCTGCGGGATACCCAACTTCTCCGCGATCATATCGGCAGTCTTGAAGCCGATGCCCCGGATGTCACGGGCCAACCGGTAGGGGTTCTCGGTCACAAGGGCGATGGCGTCCACCCCATAGGTCTTAAAGATCCGCACGGCCCGCGAGGTCCCGACACCGTGACTTTGGAGGAAGACCATGATCTCCCGAATCGCCTTCTGGTCGGCCCAGGCCGAGGTGATCTTGGCGGCCCGCTTCGGCCCAATGCCTGTGACCTCGGACAGACGACTCGGGTCCTGTTCGATGATGTCGAACACCGCCTCGCCGAACGCCTTCACCAGCTTCCTGGCGTACACCGGGCCGATGCCCTTGATTAGCCCGGAACCCAGGTACTTCTCGATTCCCTCCAGGGAGGTCGGTTGGGCCGTTTTCAGGTGCGTCGCCCGGAACTGCTGCCCGTGTTCTCGGTGGACCTCCCAGTTGCCGCTGGCCTGTGCCCATTCACCGGGCTGAATCGAGGCGGCATGGCCGATGAGGGTCACGAGGTCCCGGTGGCCACGAGCCTTTACCCGCAGCACGCAGTAGCCGTTCTCGGGGTTGTGGTAGGTGACCCGTTCGATCAGGCCCGAGAGGAATTCCCGGTGTTCGACTGCGGGTGAATGCGGCATCTTGACCGTCACGCGAGCGGCTGGAAAGCCGGTTGTTCCAACTCAGCTTTGGGCGATGATACATGAGGTCCGGGATTGCCGGAATATAAGGTAGGAGGCTGTCCGGACTTGGTTGGCATCGAGAGTCTTACGACGGCCACTACCGATATCCAAGAGATCATGCGGCGGCTGGCGACCAGCCGGCCGGTGTTCCATTCGGAAGCCGACTTCCAGCACGCCTTCGTCTGGACCGTTCGGGAACTCCACCCCTCCGCCGGGGTGCGGTTGGAGTACAAGCCGGCCATCACCGGGCCGCGGCCGGAGATCGACATTTGGCTTCGTCTGGGGGAGCGGATCGTGGCGGTCGAACTGAAGTACCTCACGTCGAAGCTGGAGGCGGTCATCGGTGGTGAGGAGTTTCGGCTCGCTCACCAGAGTGCCATGCCTGTCCGCCGGTACGACTGCGTCGCCGACATCGAACGACTCGAACGGGTCGTGAATGCGTTCCAGAACCAAGGTCCCATCGAGGGGCACGCCGTGCTGTTGACGAATACCCGGCAGTGCTGGTTAGGTGGTTCCGAAGCCGGGACCATCGACGCCGCATTTCGTCTTCCTGAGGGGCGGCGGCTGTCGGGCTCCTTGGCTTGGGGTGAGCGGGCGGCGGCGGGAACCAAACGGAACCGCGAGCACGCGGTTATGCTGAAGGGCACCTACATAGCGGCGTGGCGTGAGTACTCGACGGTGCCCGGCACCAACGGGACGTTTCGCTATTTGCTGAACAGCATCACGGCGGACCCAAGATGAGGGTCTGCATCCATCGCGGGGCCAAACAGATCGGTGGCACCTGCATCGAGATCGAGGCCGGTGGTCAGCGGATCGCTCTTGATGTCGGGTTGCCGCTGGATGCCGCCGACGACACCGTGTCGTTGCTGCCCGCGGTGCCGGGCTTCCGCGACCCGGACGACAGCCTGCTGGCCGCCGTGATCTCCCATCCCCACCAGGACCACTATGGCCTTGCCCGGCACCTCCGCCCCGATCTACCGATCATGATCGGCGAGGCGGCCGACCGAATCCTCAAGGCGGCGGCGTGCTTCATCCGTTCGGGCGTTTCGTTCCAGAACGTGATTCCGTTGCGTGATCGGCAGGTGGTGGAGATTGGCCCCTTCCGCGTCCAGCCCTTGCTGGTCGATCACTCGGCGTACGACGCCTACTCGCTCCTCGTTGAAGCCGACGGGAAGCGGCTCTTCTACACCGGCGATTTCCGGGTGCACGGTCGGAAGGCAGCCCTGGTTGAGCGGATTATCGAGCAGCCGCCCGTCGGTGTCGATGTCCTTCTGATGGAGGGCTCTTCCATCGGCCGTCTTGGCGAGGACGGCAGCTTCCCCTCGGAGGACGACCTGGAGCACGAATTCGTGGATGTGATGCAGGCCACGAGGGGCACAGTGCTGGTGTACGCTTCCGGCCAAAACATCGACCGTTTGGTGACGATGTTCCGGGCGTGCCGGAAGACCGGCCGCCAACTGGTGATTGACCTCTACACCGCCGAGGTGCTGAGGGCCACCGGCAACGACCGGATACCTCAAGGCTGGTGGAACGGCGTTCGAGTGTTCCTGCCCCACCGGCAGCGGGTATGGGTGAAGCGACACGAACTCTATGATCTCATCCCACGGTACCGGACCAACCGCATCTATCCGGAAGAGCTTGCGTCGGCGGCCTCGATGACCACCGTCCTGTTCCGCCCGTCGATGTGCGAGGACCTGGAGCGGGCGGGCTGCCTCGCAGGGGGCTCGGTCGTCTACTCGATGTGGGAAGGGTACCTCCAGGACGAACGCTCGGAACCATTCCTAGATTGGCTCAACCGGCATAGTTTGCCGATGGTGAAGGTTCACACTTCCGGACACGCGTCCATAAGGGATCTGAAGCGTCTGGCCGATGCAGTTCGGCCCCGGCATCTGGTCCCTGTGCACAGCTTCGGCCCGGATCGCTACTCTGACTTTTTCGACAATGTGGACGTTCGGGGAGATGGGGAATGGTGGGAGGTGTGACGCTGGACGGGACGATTATGCCAACCGTGTTCGACCGCGGCATCGACGACGCGTTCGTCTCCGCGTTGAACGCGGCTTACGATGCGGGTGGTTGGTGGAGGACGCTGGCTGACGACACCGATCTCCTCATCGCCGTTAGGTCGAACTACCTGAACGTCTACTGGCGGGGCAACAGCCTGCTGAAGGTATCCTGCGAAAAGGGGCGTTTGGTCGGACGGGTCCACTACAAGTACCTGCTCCGAGCCGGTCGAACGCCCGACTATGTCCTGGTCGAGGATGGCCGCCCCGTGATCCCTGACCCGGCGTCTTTTCTCACCCAGAACATCGGCGACCTTCGATCCCTCAAGGCGGCGGCCAAGCCCTATGCCGGTGCCGAAAAGGTCGGCGTCCATGATATCGTCATGGGCAACCCGAACATCGTCGATGTGGAGGTCGCATTCAGCGTAGCCGGCACTGAAGAGGGTGACTCCGGCAACCCACGGGTCGATTTCGCCGCCATCCACGAGATGGTCGACGAGGTCCGGCTGGTTTTCTTCGAGGCAAAGCTGTTCTCCAACTCTGAGGTCAGGGCCGGCGGCGATACCCCGCCGAAGGTCGTGGAGCAGGTCAACCGCTACGCTGCCTTGCTGCGGCAACACGGCGAACAAGTTGAGCGATCCTACCGGCGGGTGTTCGGGAACCTGTTGGCGATGAAGGGCGTCGTCGGTCGTCATCCTGAGCGGGATGCGGTGCTGCGGAAGGTGCTGGCCGGTGAGAAGCCCTTGGTGATCTGCGACCGGCCTCGGCTGGTCCTGTTCGGTTTCGACGACGATCAGCGGAGGGGGGTGGTCTGGACCAAGCACCGGGGCAAGCTTGTGGACCTGCTGGGGGCCGACCGCATCCTGCTCCGCGGCAACAGCGTCGGGTTCACCAATGGAATCTCGGCACCGTAGGGGGAAGGGGTGAAGACACCTGCGAGAACGAACCGCTGGCTGCCCTCAACCGTCATATCGCTCCTGAGCCTTCCGTCGTCAGTTCCCACCATGGCATCGTCAATAGGCACGGAGGGCGAAGATCTCCGGCAGAACCGCTTGGCCGGGCGGCCCTCGGGGCGGGGCAGACCGCCCTGGACCAGGGCGGGAAATTCTCCCAGCGATCCGGGGCTTCATCGCCCGGTGGCTGCTCCAGATACTGCTGGAGCAGCCGCATCGCCGGCAGCCCTACCGCGGGCTCTCCCGCCCGTTTGGCCGGCCCTCAGCCGCCGCCCGGCAAGGGCTTGGCTATCAGTAGCGGCGATGGGGCGGAGACCCGCAGAGTACCCGCCAATCCCCGTGTCCTACCCAAACTCACACGGTCGGGACCACACGTAGCCAGACCCAAGGTTTGGGATATATCCGATGAGATATATGCCCCCCTTTGATCCCCGGCATGCTCCCAATGTAGGTTCATTCCGCTCGCCCGAATCCCGAGTCGCCAAGGCAGGGCCTCAATGAAGGAAAATTTTAGGAGCGGCTATAATTATACAGATTTCAAGGCTGTCAAGAAGACGGGAAATGGAACCTGAGAGGTGCCTATGGAACCTGTCATATTTTCAGGCCACAGAAATCGCGTTATGTTACTCCCACGAACACAGCGAGG from Azospirillum thiophilum includes:
- the recD2 gene encoding SF1B family DNA helicase RecD2, with protein sequence MTVKMPHSPAVEHREFLSGLIERVTYHNPENGYCVLRVKARGHRDLVTLIGHAASIQPGEWAQASGNWEVHREHGQQFRATHLKTAQPTSLEGIEKYLGSGLIKGIGPVYARKLVKAFGEAVFDIIEQDPSRLSEVTGIGPKRAAKITSAWADQKAIREIMVFLQSHGVGTSRAVRIFKTYGVDAIALVTENPYRLARDIRGIGFKTADMIAEKLGIPQDAMIRARAGISYTLLEAVDDGHCGLPRDDLLTTAEKLLEIPVAILEDAIRLELDDGVVVADQVADQDCVFLRRLWEAERVIAGRVALLREGEPPWPSVDADKAIPWVEGKLGVSLAASQKDAVRMALASKLMVITGGPGVGKTTLVNSILKILAAKGVHVLLAAPTGRAAKRMTEATGMEAKTIHRLLEFDPTTGGFRRNEEMPLQCNLLVLDETSMVDVPLMASVLRAVPAKAAVILVGDVDQLPSVGPGQVLADTIESEAVPVVRLTEVFRQAATSQIITNAHRINAGQMPVLTPPKDGETTDFYFVDTADAEDAVRKVVEIVQHRIPRRFGFDPIRDIQILTPMNRGGLGARTLNLALQAALNPAVDQPAVERFGWTYRPGDKVMQVENDYDKEVYNGDLGLVTAIDPDAQQVVINFDGRDVVYIFGELDEVSLAFATTIHKSQGSEYPAVVIPIGMPHFMMLKRNLIYTGVTRGKKLVVLVGQRRAVGLAVRTAEDGRRWSKLREILKKPVPVKNQAGTWLTS
- a CDS encoding MBL fold metallo-hydrolase, which codes for MRVCIHRGAKQIGGTCIEIEAGGQRIALDVGLPLDAADDTVSLLPAVPGFRDPDDSLLAAVISHPHQDHYGLARHLRPDLPIMIGEAADRILKAAACFIRSGVSFQNVIPLRDRQVVEIGPFRVQPLLVDHSAYDAYSLLVEADGKRLFYTGDFRVHGRKAALVERIIEQPPVGVDVLLMEGSSIGRLGEDGSFPSEDDLEHEFVDVMQATRGTVLVYASGQNIDRLVTMFRACRKTGRQLVIDLYTAEVLRATGNDRIPQGWWNGVRVFLPHRQRVWVKRHELYDLIPRYRTNRIYPEELASAASMTTVLFRPSMCEDLERAGCLAGGSVVYSMWEGYLQDERSEPFLDWLNRHSLPMVKVHTSGHASIRDLKRLADAVRPRHLVPVHSFGPDRYSDFFDNVDVRGDGEWWEV